The Arachis ipaensis cultivar K30076 chromosome B07, Araip1.1, whole genome shotgun sequence genome includes a window with the following:
- the LOC107608429 gene encoding NAD(P)H-dependent 6'-deoxychalcone synthase encodes MSSTEKPASVPVPNVVLQPSFSMPVIAFGTGSEANDNDTIKAAAIEAIKLGYRHFDTASIYDSEQPLGEAFAEALQLGLINSRDELFITSKLWLSDNHPHLVLSALQNSLQNLGLEYLDLYLVHCPMSAKPEIRKFPYNEDELLPFDLKGVWTSMEKCHSLGLTKSIGVSNFSTKKLEHLLSFATIPPAVNQVELNPSWQQKNLREYCKTKNIVITAYSPLGAKGASWGSNDVMNSELLKQIAHAHGKTVAQVSLRWLYEQGVTFAVKSYNKERMKQNLDIFDFSLTNDDYQKINHMKQERKLKNGPAAFDLPDLFDGEN; translated from the exons ATGTCTTCAACAGAAAAACCAGCATCGGTTCCTGTCCCAAATGTGGTCCTACAACCATCATTCAGCATGCCGGTGATCGCCTTTGGAACTGGCTCCGAAGCAAACGACAACGACACCATCAAAGCAGCGGCCATTGAGGCCATCAAGCTCGGTTACAGGCACTTTGACACCGCTTCCATCTATGATTCCGAACAGCCTCTCGGAGAAGCCTTTGCTGAAGCCCTTCAACTTGGCCTCATAAATTCCAGAGATGAACTTTTCATCACTTCCAAGTTATGGCTCTCCGATAATCATCCCCATCTTGTTCTCTCTGCTTTACAAAACTCACTTCA GAATCTTGGATTAGAATACTTGGATCTTTACTTGGTCCACTGTCCAATGAGTGCAAAGCCTGAAATAAGAAAATTTCCTTATAATGAAGACGAATTGCTGCCATTTGACTTGAAGGGTGTTTGGACTTCAATGGAGAAATGCCACAGCTTGGGCCTCACAAAATCAATTGGAGTTAGCAACTTCTCTACCAAGAAACTTGAACATCTCCTCTCTTTTGCTACTATTCCTCCTGCAGTTAatcaa GTGGAGTTGAATCCATCCTGGCAGCAAAAGAATCTAAGAGAATATTGCAAAACCAAGAATATTGTGATAACTGCATATTCTCCTTTGGGAGCCAAAGGAGCCAGTTGGGGTAGTAATGATGTTATGAACAGTGAATTGCTCAAGCAAATTGCACATGCTCATGGTAAAACTGTTGCTcag GTAAGTCTTAGATGGTTGTACGAGCAAGGTGTGACTTTTGCAGTGAAGAGCTACAACAAAGAGAGAATGAAACAAAATCTAGATATATTTGATTTTTCACTTACAAATGATGACTACCAAAAGATTAATCACATGAAACAGGAGCGCAAACTGAAGAACGGTCCTGCTGCTTTCGATCTTCCTGACCTATTTGATGGAGAAAATTAG
- the LOC107608426 gene encoding uncharacterized protein LOC107608426, with protein MGDDIDGWANIHDDILKEIVEHFYSYDDFIQLRLVCKQWSLKLPEISSKILWLLVPEESSSTHIYEDEEIYHLMNLPIAGEVPLDIQSLDEDEIHHLKLPEMQNKLIRGSFGGWLIVLDIYQGSMYMLNAFTKVRLDLPPISTFPDIVDYNPNNYGFEYTVWDWDDDNGDNLRISSSFINSGQVWKVIINSCPSNDNEDFLAVAIYGPRCTLAFYKPNDKRWLDLLTRKPSFHDVISFHDVIFFGEKIYAVDEGGQLYEFDTNTKSGPVGGIHEAKPPSDAALGPYQLKYLVGCANGSLLMLARHFMPGSHWTYKFDIYELKKNAKEWSRLDSLKNYALMIGLNSSVQMLPASLQTKGNQIYFTDNLIELKSLDCAEYQDIGIFNLDDGSCQTLLDEEKFTCPPVWCYSSSFL; from the coding sequence ATGGGTGACGACATTGATGGATGGGCAAACATTCATGATGACATCTTGAAGGAAATTGTAGAGCACTTCTATTCGTACGATGATTTCATCCAACTTCGTTTAGTTTGCAAGCAATGGAGCTTGAAACTTCCAGAGATCTCCAGCAAGATTTTGTGGCTGCTGGTACCTGAAGAATCTTCCAGTACTCATATTTATGAAGACGAGGAGATCTACCATCTCATGAACTTACCTATTGCTGGTGAAGTACCGCTTGATATTCAGTCTCTTGATGAAGACGAGATCCACCATCTCAAGCTACCAGAGATGCAGAACAAATTGATCCGTGGTTCTTTTGGTGGATGGTTGATCGTCCTAGATATATACCAAGGTTCGATGTATATGTTAAATGCATTTACAAAGGTCCGTTTAGATCTTCCTCCAATATCAACTTTTCCGGATATAGTTGACTACAATCCTAACAATTATGGCTTTGAATATACTGTTTGGGATTGGGATGATGACAATGGGGATAATTTGCGGATATCGAGTAGTTTCATAAATAGTGGCCAGGTTTGGAAGGTTATTATAAATTCATGTCCTAGCAATGACAATGAAGATTTTTTGGCAGTGGCCATATATGGACCTCGTTGTACATTAGCCTTTTACAAACCAAATGATAAGAGATGGTTAGATCTTTTAACTAGAAAACCGTCGTTTCATGATGTCATATCGTTTCATGATGTCATATTTTTTGGAGAGAAGATATATGCAGTAGACGAAGGTGGCCAGCTATACGAATTTGATACAAACACAAAATCAGGGCCTGTAGGTGGTATTCATGAAGCCAAACCTCCCTCTGATGCTGCGCTGGGTCCTTACCAGCTTAAATATTTGGTTGGGTGTGCTAACGGAAGTTTATTGATGTTGGCGAGACATTTTATGCCTGGAAGTCACTGGACTTACAAATTTGATATCTATGAATTAAAGAAGAATGCAAAAGAATGGTCCAGACTAGATAGTTTGAAAAATTACGCACTGATGATTGGACTCAACTCTTCTGTTCAAATGCTGCCTGCAAGTCTTCAAACCAAAGGAAATCAAATCTACTTTACAGATAACCTAATAGAATTGAAATCGCTGGACTGTGCCGAATATCAAGATATTGGCATCTTCAACTTGGACGATGGAAGTTGTCAAACACTATTAGACGAAGAAAAGTTCACGTGTCCTCCCGTCTGGTGTTATTCTAGCTCATTTCTTTag
- the LOC107608431 gene encoding NAD(P)H-dependent 6'-deoxychalcone synthase, with translation MSSTAVPVPNVVLQSSFSMPVIAFGTGSEANDNDTIKAAAVEAIKLGYRHFDTASFYDSEQPLGEAFAEALQLGLINSRDELFITSKLWLSDNHPHLVLPALQKSLQNLGLEYLDLYLVHCPMSAKPEIRKFPYNEDELLPFDMKGVWTSIEKCHSLGLTKSIGVSNFSTKKLEQLLSFATIPPAVNQVELNPSWQQKNLREYCKTKNIVITAYSPLGAKGTSWGSNDVMDSELLKQIGHAHGKTVAQVSLRWLYEQGVTFAVKSYTKERMKQNLEIFDFSLTNDDYQKINQIKQTRKMNGPATFDLSDILWDGEN, from the exons ATGTCTTCAACAGCGGTCCCTGTCCCAAATGTGGTCCTACAATCATCATTCAGCATGCCGGTGATCGCCTTTGGAACTGGCTCCGAAGCAAACGACAACGACACCATCAAAGCGGCGGCCGTTGAGGCCATCAAGCTCGGTTACAGGCACTTTGACACCGCTTCTTTTTATGACTCCGAACAGCCTCTCGGAGAAGCCTTTGCTGAAGCCCTTCAACTTGGCCTCATAAATTCCAGAGATGAACTTTTCATCACTTCCAAGTTATGGCTCTCCGATAATCATCCCCATCTTGTTCTCCCTGCTTTACAAAAATCACTCCA GAATCTTGGATTAGAATACTTGGACCTTTACTTGGTCCACTGTCCAATGAGTGCAAAGCCTGAAATAAGAAAATTTCCTTATAACGAAGATGAATTGCTGCCATTTGACATGAAGGGTGTTTGGACTTCAATAGAGAAATGCCACAGCTTGGGTCTCACAAAATCAATTGGAGTTAGCAACTTCTCTACCAAGAAACTTGAACAACTCCTCTCATTTGCTACTATTCCTCCTGCCGTTAatcaa GTGGAGTTGAATCCTTCTTGGCAGCAAAAGAATCTAAGAGAATATTGCAAAACCAAGAATATTGTGATAACTGCATATTCTCCTTTGGGAGCTAAAGGAACCAGTTGGGGTAGTAACGATGTTATGGACAGTGAATTGCTCAAGCAAATTGGACATGCTCATGGAAAAACTGTTGCTCag GTAAGTCTTAGATGGTTGTACGAGCAAGGTGTGACTTTTGCAGTAAAGAGCTACACCAAGGAGAGAATGAAACAGAACTTAGAAATATTTGATTTTTCGCTTACAAATGATGATTACCAAAAGATTAATCAAATCAAACAGACGCGCAAAATGAACGGGCCTGCTACATTCGATCTTTCTGATATTCTATGGGATGGAGAAAATTAG
- the LOC107608430 gene encoding NAD(P)H-dependent 6'-deoxychalcone synthase — translation MSSTKQVAIPNIVLQSSFSMPVIGFGTAALTDDGDVHKQAVIEAIKLGYRHFDTASIYGSEQALGEAIAEALKLGLISSRDELFITSKLWLSDNHPDLVLPALRKSLQNLGLEYLDLYLIHWPLSAKPGLFKASYDDENDLVPFDLKGVWTSMEQCHKLGLAKSIGVSNFSIKKLQHVLSFATIPPAVNQVGMNASWQQKNLTEYCKSKGIIVTAYSPLGARGTFWDSNDVMGSELLKDVAQAHGKTVAQVSLRWLYEQDVTFAVKSYNKERMKENLEIFDFSLTNDDYQKINQIKQTRKGSNGPTTLVIVDLFDGEN, via the exons ATGTCTTCAACAAAGCAAGTAGCGATCCCAAATATTGTCCTGCAATCATCCTTCAGCATGCCGGTCATAGGCTTTGGAACTGCTGCCTTAACCGATGACGGCGACGTCCACAAACAGgcagtgattgaggccatcaagcTCGGTTACAGGCACTTCGACACTGCTTCTATATATGGCTCCGAACAGGCTCTGGGAGAAGCCATTGCTGAAGCTCTTAAACTTGGTCTCATAAGCTCCAGGGATGAACTTTTCATCACTTCCAAGCTATGGTTATCTGATAACCATCCCGATCTTGTTCTTCCTGCTCTACGCAAATCACTTCA GAATCTTGGATTAGAATACTTAGATCTCTACTTGATTCATTGGCCATTGAGTGCCAAGCCCGGATTATTTAAAGCCTCTTATGATGACGAAAATGACTTGGTGCCATTTGACTTAAAAGGGGTCTGGACTTCAATGGAACAATGTCACAAATTGGGTCTTGCAAAATCAATTGGAGTCAGCAACTTTTCTATCAAAAAACTTCAACACGTCCTTTCTTTTGCTACAATTCCTCCTGCGGTTAATCAA GTTGGGATGAATGCTTCCTGGCAACAAAAGAATCTAACAGAATACTGCAAATCCAAGGGTATAATTGTAACTGCATATTCTCCTTTGGGAGCAAGAGGAACCTTTTGGGATAGTAACGATGTTATGGGTAGTGAATTGCTCAAGGACGTTGCACAAGCTCATGGGAAAACTGTTGCTcag GTGAGCCTTAGGTGGTTGTACGAACAGGATGTAACTTTTGCGGTGAAGAGCTATAATAAAGAGAGAATGAAAGAAAACTTAGAAATATTTGATTTTTCACTTACCAATGATGACTATCAAAAGATTAATCAAATCAAACAGACGCGGAAAGGAAGTAATGGTCCAACTACACTTGTTATAGTTGACCTATTTGATGGAGAAAATTAG